One window from the genome of Echinicola vietnamensis DSM 17526 encodes:
- the proB gene encoding glutamate 5-kinase → MIHRKANTIVIKIGSNVLTQADGTPDTMRMKALVRQMVYLREQGQEIVLITSGAVAYGRTSTVFEEKTDPVIQKQILAAVGQIELIRQYKQLFGDHNTPIAQIMVTKSDFRDRKHFLNMKNCLEGLLKNNIIPVINENDTVSVTELMFTDNDELAGLVAAMLDAKDLIILSNVEGIFKGHPSDPEAVLIEKVDADTPSMANFISSSKSSFGRGGMLTKMNMAKKSADLGIGVTIANGKREDVLVDYFHNRLRCTYFEPSKAKQSPKKWIAHSEHYSTGEVIINSGAENALRSDKITSLLPIGVLEIRGDFSKGDIIRILSEDGRKIGLGKSAYGAKVAAEKKGLSNQKPLIHYDYLYLHQDS, encoded by the coding sequence ATGATCCATCGAAAGGCCAATACCATCGTCATCAAAATAGGCTCCAATGTACTGACCCAAGCCGATGGCACTCCCGATACCATGCGCATGAAAGCCTTGGTTCGCCAAATGGTTTACCTTCGTGAGCAAGGTCAGGAAATCGTCCTGATCACATCAGGGGCCGTGGCTTATGGCCGTACATCCACTGTTTTCGAAGAAAAGACCGATCCGGTCATCCAAAAACAAATTTTAGCCGCAGTAGGTCAGATTGAATTGATCAGGCAATACAAGCAGCTGTTTGGGGATCATAACACGCCGATCGCCCAGATCATGGTTACCAAAAGTGATTTCAGGGACAGAAAACACTTCCTGAACATGAAAAACTGTTTGGAAGGGCTTTTGAAAAACAATATCATACCGGTCATCAATGAAAATGACACCGTATCGGTTACAGAGCTGATGTTTACCGATAATGACGAACTGGCCGGATTGGTGGCGGCCATGCTGGATGCCAAGGACCTGATCATCCTCAGCAATGTGGAAGGAATCTTCAAAGGCCATCCCAGTGATCCGGAGGCGGTGCTGATCGAAAAAGTCGATGCGGACACTCCTTCCATGGCCAATTTCATCTCCAGCTCCAAGAGTTCTTTTGGGCGGGGCGGGATGCTTACCAAGATGAACATGGCCAAGAAGTCCGCGGACTTGGGCATCGGCGTCACCATTGCCAATGGCAAACGGGAAGATGTCCTCGTGGACTATTTCCACAACCGCTTGCGATGTACCTACTTCGAACCGTCCAAAGCCAAACAAAGCCCTAAAAAGTGGATCGCCCACAGTGAACATTACTCTACTGGGGAGGTCATCATCAATAGTGGTGCTGAAAACGCCCTTAGATCTGACAAAATCACCAGTCTCCTTCCCATCGGTGTCCTTGAGATCCGTGGGGATTTTTCGAAAGGGGACATTATCCGTATCCTGTCGGAAGATGGCAGGAAAATTGGGCTGGGAAAATCCGCTTATGGTGCTAAAGTGGCTGCCGAAAAAAAGGGGCTGAGCAATCAAAAACCCCTTATTCATTATGATTACCTCTACCTTCACCAAGATAGCTAA
- a CDS encoding 6-phosphogluconolactonase, which produces MNTDQTPFSRDEENNNVWLSKENAQTITLTDHGITPTVLASEAEVGQAMLNELYATAEAKEGDINIALLGGRGAQELHRLLGKLAESGEKDELLARLNVFTQDALAPMGMANGFSFVRDFERILGEAFFNKIKSFTPMQTDTEDLESALVAYLNKLESLGGLDIFFIGHGPEENQASHLAYIKPFSGAKPQHVAGLIPISSSILEHHISKFKAGGSVVSEDDEKECRSAEYILTLGPAAIMQAKKVVQSVVDADSAPAKVNTYAKVLNTSISADPAEALQQLNANPGLWIRLNANTKSFVLPNLGV; this is translated from the coding sequence ATGAACACAGACCAGACACCATTCTCCAGAGATGAAGAGAACAACAATGTATGGCTGTCCAAAGAAAACGCCCAAACCATTACCCTTACCGACCATGGTATTACGCCGACGGTCCTGGCCAGCGAGGCGGAAGTTGGCCAAGCCATGCTGAATGAGCTATATGCCACGGCAGAAGCCAAAGAAGGGGACATCAACATTGCCCTCCTTGGCGGCAGGGGCGCCCAAGAACTGCACCGTCTATTGGGAAAATTGGCCGAGTCCGGTGAAAAGGATGAGCTGCTCGCCAGGTTGAATGTATTTACCCAAGATGCCCTGGCGCCGATGGGCATGGCCAATGGCTTTAGTTTTGTCAGGGATTTTGAGCGGATCTTGGGCGAGGCATTTTTTAACAAGATAAAGAGTTTTACCCCCATGCAAACCGATACGGAGGATTTGGAATCTGCCCTTGTGGCCTACCTGAACAAATTGGAATCCTTGGGTGGGTTGGATATCTTCTTTATCGGCCATGGCCCAGAGGAAAACCAAGCCTCACACCTTGCCTATATCAAGCCCTTTTCCGGTGCAAAGCCCCAACATGTTGCCGGATTGATTCCCATTTCCAGCAGTATTCTGGAGCACCACATCAGCAAGTTTAAAGCTGGTGGAAGCGTCGTTAGCGAAGACGATGAAAAAGAATGCCGGTCTGCCGAGTATATTCTCACCTTGGGCCCAGCGGCCATCATGCAAGCCAAAAAGGTGGTTCAATCTGTAGTGGATGCCGATTCTGCACCTGCCAAAGTCAACACGTACGCCAAGGTGCTGAACACTTCCATCAGTGCTGATCCTGCTGAAGCCTTGCAACAATTAAACGCCAACCCAGGCCTGTGGATCAGGTTAAATGCAAATACAAAATCCTTTGTGCTGCCTAACTTGGGCGTTTAA
- a CDS encoding ATP-binding cassette domain-containing protein yields MRITDAHQNNLKNVSLDLPENRLIVVTGLSGSGKSSLAMGVIANEGYRYFLESLPAYNQQHAQAIPTAEVEHISALPPVIKVEQSKRFQSINATFGTLSELTPLFRVLFARYAGEETMSKSLFSFNHPKGACEHCRGIGEAEYIDIHKLVGDENKTLREGAITTTLPNGYIVYSQVTVEELNKVCAAHGFSVDVPWKDLSKEQQDVILYGSDRIKVFYGKHSLESRLRWEGFKAKPREEGYYKGIIPIMSDILRLDRNVSILRFVSAKICPSCHGARIKAEHLRYRWKGLNFQEWMDLSLQQLYDRLQAQSLSGGEKVLVDKLCTQLLDLIRLGMEHYQLSTSSMDISSGDGQRIKLIKQVNSSLQGILYVFDEPSIGLPAAYQQHLRHIFDRLILRGNTVMVVEHDLNFIQSADWVVELGPKAGIEGGEVIFNGSIDSFLTADPAKSPTLTAIQNQNEPSRKPAASQQVNAFQPQPQTLSVVSRKTGKLLETITAFCDQQGLTFLTVTDQPIGKTPRSNPSTYTGLADGIRDLLAKTSTAKSLKLAKSAFSFNNKSGRCPNCEGAGVITLSMSVMGNINQVCPVCQGKRFKPDVLKVSWQGKNIAEIYDLSIREAAEFFAEEKKLANILALMLQLGLGYIKLGQPSNTLSGGEAQRIKLTKHFAKPSKKTVLLLEEPSIGLHQQNVQQLMDALNQLKKQTAGIVCFENHQLFQSQCDVWVDNALAAQPTAIPLPPAQRRDIIAIHGARTHALKDISLEFPKEHLSVVTGISGSGKSSLVIDTLHGFGLQEMTKQFSSYQQSRVGVNFQLEVDYIEGLTPSICITRKEKSFSERSDVAQQTDFDKTLRFAFSRKAQYTGLDWSASHFSNNHELGKCGICDGVGQELLPDLDKMVLDGGLSINDGLFEHHKGLAYYGQASGQYMAVLGEVGKAYGFDLNTPFNELTPVQKDVIFKGVEGKTWEATWKFRTKTREGTQQVNMKWSGLFKYLMDEYFLTRKNKYQPLKSLLSYNECSHCQGSGLQPERLAVQIGGNSIHALKSMDFKKLDHWLKNVGATESIDQQLIGNVKANLANTLKRAKQLHIDHLQLNRKSATLSGGEQQRVTLIKQLNSPLKGITYLLDEPSAGLSADNIPDLVQLLRELVEKGNTVIVIEHNKEIMLAAEKLVEIGPQAGQEGGYITFHGSPAAFLERPDSHPFLKRPAQPLTLATGNQTILLKDLARHTLVKKSLEVSVGGITAITGKSGIGKTTLVKDVLIPSIEQEHPVNCAAITWPKAYSGAQYFEPKKLQAHNRTLLVDYLDLLKDICKVFSKETGRKARDFSYKNKASQCPNCKGAGVVSTSLDVAANHIETCEVCHGQRYQANLLEYRVGGLHIAEVLALSVRELRSWLADHQVATSRETFIQQLDAIGLAHLRLDQAVKSLSSGEKQRLLLLHWLKSKTRDQLLILDEPSTGLHYADIDLLFEILSSLSRDNDILVIDHNPYLLEKIGVGVVLA; encoded by the coding sequence ATGCGCATTACCGACGCCCATCAAAACAACCTTAAAAATGTTTCATTGGACCTTCCCGAAAACCGGTTGATTGTCGTCACCGGACTGTCGGGATCAGGAAAATCCTCCTTGGCCATGGGGGTGATTGCCAATGAGGGATATCGCTATTTTCTGGAGAGCCTGCCAGCCTATAACCAGCAGCATGCCCAAGCCATTCCTACGGCCGAGGTGGAGCATATTTCGGCCTTGCCTCCTGTCATCAAGGTGGAACAGTCCAAGCGATTCCAATCCATCAATGCGACGTTTGGAACCCTCTCGGAGTTGACACCGCTGTTTCGGGTGCTGTTTGCGCGGTATGCAGGGGAGGAGACCATGAGCAAATCCCTTTTTTCATTTAACCACCCCAAAGGAGCCTGCGAGCACTGTCGTGGGATTGGTGAGGCGGAATACATCGATATCCATAAATTGGTGGGGGACGAAAACAAGACGCTGCGGGAAGGAGCGATTACGACCACCCTGCCCAATGGATACATCGTCTATTCCCAAGTGACAGTGGAGGAGCTGAATAAGGTATGTGCGGCACATGGATTTTCAGTGGATGTTCCGTGGAAGGACCTTAGTAAGGAGCAGCAAGACGTCATTTTATATGGCAGCGATCGGATCAAGGTATTTTACGGAAAGCACAGCCTGGAGTCGCGCCTCAGGTGGGAGGGGTTTAAGGCCAAACCCCGCGAGGAAGGATATTATAAAGGAATTATTCCGATCATGTCGGATATCCTGAGGCTGGATAGAAATGTGAGTATCCTACGTTTTGTGAGTGCCAAAATATGCCCGAGCTGTCATGGAGCAAGGATAAAGGCTGAGCACCTGAGGTACCGATGGAAGGGATTGAACTTTCAGGAATGGATGGACCTTTCCTTGCAGCAGTTGTATGACCGTTTGCAAGCACAGTCCTTGTCCGGTGGTGAAAAAGTACTGGTCGATAAGTTGTGTACCCAACTGCTGGACCTTATCCGGCTGGGAATGGAGCATTATCAGCTGAGTACTTCCAGTATGGATATTTCTTCCGGAGATGGCCAGCGGATAAAGTTGATCAAGCAGGTGAACAGTAGTCTTCAAGGGATTTTATATGTATTTGATGAACCTTCTATCGGTCTTCCTGCAGCTTATCAGCAGCATCTTCGCCATATTTTTGACCGATTGATCCTTCGGGGAAACACGGTGATGGTGGTGGAGCACGACCTGAATTTTATCCAATCGGCAGATTGGGTGGTGGAATTGGGCCCCAAAGCAGGAATAGAAGGGGGAGAAGTGATCTTTAATGGCTCCATAGATTCATTTTTAACAGCAGATCCCGCTAAAAGCCCGACCTTGACTGCGATTCAAAATCAGAATGAGCCGTCCAGAAAACCGGCAGCATCCCAGCAGGTCAATGCTTTTCAGCCCCAGCCGCAGACCTTGTCCGTCGTCAGTCGGAAAACCGGCAAGCTGTTGGAAACGATCACTGCTTTTTGTGATCAGCAAGGGTTAACCTTCCTGACCGTTACCGACCAGCCAATTGGGAAGACTCCTCGGAGCAATCCTTCTACTTACACCGGCCTGGCCGATGGCATTCGGGATTTGTTGGCCAAGACCTCAACGGCAAAATCGCTAAAATTGGCGAAAAGTGCTTTTTCTTTCAATAATAAAAGTGGCCGCTGTCCCAACTGTGAAGGAGCGGGCGTCATTACCCTGTCCATGAGCGTGATGGGAAATATCAACCAGGTATGCCCGGTCTGTCAGGGCAAGCGCTTTAAACCTGACGTATTAAAAGTCTCATGGCAGGGGAAAAACATCGCAGAAATCTATGACCTGAGTATCCGGGAAGCGGCTGAGTTTTTTGCCGAAGAAAAGAAATTGGCCAATATATTGGCCTTGATGCTGCAGCTTGGGCTGGGATACATCAAGCTGGGACAGCCTTCCAATACGCTGTCAGGGGGTGAAGCGCAACGGATCAAGCTGACCAAGCATTTTGCCAAACCTTCCAAAAAGACTGTTTTGCTGCTGGAAGAGCCCAGTATTGGCCTGCACCAGCAAAATGTCCAGCAACTGATGGATGCCCTGAACCAGCTAAAAAAGCAAACCGCCGGCATTGTATGCTTTGAAAACCACCAGCTTTTCCAATCCCAATGTGATGTCTGGGTGGATAATGCCTTGGCCGCCCAGCCAACGGCTATTCCATTGCCACCAGCACAGCGACGGGACATCATCGCGATCCACGGTGCCCGGACCCATGCCCTCAAAGATATCAGCCTGGAATTTCCCAAGGAACATTTGTCAGTGGTAACGGGCATTTCCGGCTCTGGAAAATCATCATTGGTCATCGACACCCTGCACGGATTTGGCCTGCAGGAAATGACCAAACAGTTTTCCAGCTACCAGCAATCAAGGGTCGGAGTAAATTTCCAGTTGGAAGTGGATTATATCGAGGGCCTTACCCCAAGCATATGCATCACCCGAAAAGAAAAGAGCTTTTCCGAACGGTCAGACGTTGCCCAGCAAACGGATTTCGACAAAACCTTACGTTTTGCCTTTTCCAGAAAGGCACAATACACCGGTTTGGATTGGTCGGCAAGTCATTTTTCAAACAATCATGAATTAGGTAAATGCGGGATTTGTGACGGGGTAGGACAGGAATTGCTTCCTGACCTTGATAAAATGGTGTTGGATGGAGGCTTAAGCATCAACGATGGACTGTTTGAGCACCATAAGGGCCTAGCCTACTATGGCCAGGCGAGTGGACAGTACATGGCCGTGTTAGGGGAAGTCGGTAAAGCATACGGATTTGACCTGAATACCCCATTCAATGAATTGACTCCTGTTCAAAAAGACGTCATATTCAAAGGAGTGGAAGGAAAAACCTGGGAAGCGACCTGGAAGTTCAGGACAAAAACCCGAGAAGGTACCCAGCAGGTAAACATGAAGTGGAGCGGTCTTTTCAAATACCTGATGGATGAGTACTTTCTGACCCGAAAGAACAAATACCAACCGCTGAAATCCTTGCTTTCGTACAATGAGTGCAGCCATTGTCAGGGAAGTGGCCTTCAGCCAGAAAGGTTAGCGGTGCAGATCGGTGGGAATTCCATTCATGCCCTGAAATCCATGGATTTCAAGAAGCTTGACCATTGGTTAAAGAACGTTGGGGCTACCGAAAGCATCGATCAACAGCTGATCGGGAACGTCAAGGCGAATTTGGCCAATACCCTTAAAAGGGCGAAGCAATTGCATATCGACCACTTGCAACTGAACCGAAAGTCGGCTACGCTCAGTGGAGGGGAGCAGCAGCGCGTCACGCTGATCAAGCAGCTCAACAGTCCTCTCAAGGGAATTACTTACCTGCTGGATGAGCCGTCTGCGGGACTGTCGGCAGACAATATTCCTGATTTGGTGCAGCTCCTGAGAGAATTGGTGGAAAAGGGCAATACCGTGATCGTAATCGAGCATAACAAGGAAATAATGCTGGCTGCGGAAAAACTGGTGGAAATTGGCCCCCAAGCGGGACAAGAAGGGGGATATATAACCTTCCACGGTAGCCCAGCGGCATTTTTGGAACGGCCGGATAGCCATCCATTTTTAAAGCGGCCAGCTCAGCCCCTGACTTTAGCGACAGGAAATCAGACGATTTTATTGAAGGATCTGGCGCGGCACACGTTAGTTAAAAAGTCATTGGAAGTATCTGTTGGGGGCATTACGGCCATTACGGGTAAGTCCGGCATTGGGAAGACGACCTTGGTAAAGGACGTCTTGATTCCAAGTATCGAACAGGAACATCCGGTGAACTGCGCAGCCATTACTTGGCCCAAAGCATACAGCGGTGCCCAGTATTTTGAGCCAAAAAAGTTGCAGGCCCATAACCGTACCTTATTGGTAGATTATTTGGACCTATTAAAAGACATCTGTAAGGTCTTTTCCAAGGAAACAGGACGAAAGGCAAGGGACTTTTCCTATAAAAACAAAGCCAGCCAATGCCCCAACTGTAAAGGAGCCGGTGTGGTATCCACCAGTTTGGATGTAGCAGCCAACCATATCGAAACATGCGAGGTTTGCCACGGCCAGCGGTATCAGGCCAATTTATTGGAATACCGCGTAGGAGGATTGCACATTGCCGAAGTGCTCGCCCTGTCCGTCCGTGAATTGCGAAGTTGGTTGGCCGATCACCAAGTAGCTACTTCGAGAGAAACGTTTATCCAGCAACTGGACGCCATTGGGTTGGCCCATCTCCGGTTGGATCAAGCGGTAAAATCCCTCTCATCAGGTGAGAAGCAACGATTGTTACTGCTCCATTGGCTCAAAAGCAAGACCCGGGACCAGCTATTGATTTTGGATGAGCCCAGCACGGGACTGCACTATGCCGATATCGACCTGCTTTTTGAGATCCTTTCCAGCTTAAGCCGCGATAACGATATCTTGGTCATTGACCACAATCCTTATTTATTGGAAAAAATTGGGGTGGGCGTGGTCTTAGCGTGA
- the pgi gene encoding glucose-6-phosphate isomerase — MKNTNPTQTAAWKKLSQLADQKKSQTIQSLFADSSRFDKFSARFEDILVDYSKNRVDDEVLSTLFELAKETELTSAIEAMFTGGHINQTEDRAVLHTALRNRSNNPVEVDGKDVMPEVNAVLEQMKVFADKVNSGAWKGFSGKPIKSLVNIGIGGSDLGPVMVTEALKPYQNEQLDIHFVSNVDGTHMAETLKKVDPETTLFFIASKTFTTQETMTNAHTARSWFLDHAKDEAAVAKHFVALSTNAEAVSAFGIDTDNMFAFWDWVGGRYSLWSAIGLPIACAIGFDNFEKLLEGAHAVDKHFRGTDFESNIPVILALIGIWNTNFLGAASEAILPYDQYLHRFAAYFQQGNMESNGKYVSRNGEKVDYTTGPIIWGEPGTNGQHAFYQLIHQGTHLIPCDFIAPAISHNPVGDHHPKLLSNFFAQTEALMNGKSLEEVKEELTKAGKSAAEIAKLAPHKVFEGNRPTNSILVKKVDPYTLGCLVAMYEHKIFVQGVIWNIFSFDQWGVELGKVLAKKILPELEGEEKVSSHDASTNGLINAYKAMR; from the coding sequence ATGAAAAATACGAATCCAACACAAACGGCAGCTTGGAAAAAACTTTCCCAGTTAGCTGACCAGAAAAAATCACAAACCATCCAATCACTTTTTGCAGACAGTAGTCGCTTCGATAAGTTTTCCGCCCGCTTTGAGGATATTTTGGTAGATTACTCTAAAAATAGGGTAGATGATGAAGTGTTGTCCACACTTTTTGAGCTGGCCAAGGAGACTGAACTCACGTCAGCCATCGAGGCCATGTTTACGGGCGGACACATCAACCAAACAGAAGACCGAGCGGTATTGCATACAGCCCTGAGAAACCGCAGTAACAATCCAGTAGAGGTGGATGGCAAGGATGTAATGCCTGAGGTCAATGCCGTATTGGAACAGATGAAGGTCTTTGCCGATAAGGTGAACAGTGGTGCATGGAAGGGATTCAGCGGAAAACCCATCAAATCCCTGGTCAACATCGGTATCGGAGGAAGTGACTTGGGGCCGGTCATGGTGACCGAGGCCTTGAAGCCGTACCAAAATGAACAGCTGGACATTCACTTTGTTTCCAATGTGGACGGAACGCACATGGCCGAAACCCTAAAGAAAGTAGATCCAGAGACGACCCTTTTCTTTATCGCCTCCAAGACATTTACCACCCAAGAAACCATGACCAATGCCCATACCGCAAGGTCTTGGTTCCTGGATCATGCGAAGGATGAAGCGGCGGTCGCCAAGCATTTTGTGGCACTTTCCACCAATGCGGAAGCGGTTTCGGCTTTTGGAATCGATACGGACAATATGTTTGCCTTTTGGGATTGGGTAGGCGGCCGGTATTCGCTGTGGTCAGCGATAGGACTGCCGATTGCCTGTGCCATTGGCTTTGACAATTTTGAGAAGCTTCTGGAAGGAGCACATGCTGTGGACAAGCATTTCAGAGGGACTGACTTTGAGTCAAATATTCCTGTGATCCTGGCCTTGATCGGAATTTGGAATACCAATTTCCTTGGGGCGGCATCCGAGGCCATATTGCCGTATGACCAGTATTTGCATCGTTTTGCCGCTTATTTTCAGCAGGGCAACATGGAAAGCAATGGAAAATATGTCTCCAGAAACGGAGAAAAGGTGGATTACACCACTGGCCCGATCATATGGGGCGAGCCCGGTACCAATGGACAGCATGCTTTTTATCAGTTGATTCATCAAGGTACGCATTTGATTCCTTGTGATTTCATTGCACCGGCCATTTCCCATAATCCCGTAGGAGATCACCATCCCAAGTTGCTTTCTAATTTCTTTGCACAAACAGAAGCCCTGATGAACGGTAAATCACTGGAAGAGGTGAAGGAGGAACTGACCAAAGCCGGGAAGTCAGCTGCGGAAATAGCAAAATTGGCTCCACATAAGGTGTTTGAAGGCAACCGGCCCACCAATTCCATTTTGGTGAAAAAGGTTGATCCTTACACGTTAGGTTGCTTGGTGGCGATGTACGAGCATAAGATCTTCGTCCAAGGCGTAATCTGGAATATCTTTAGCTTTGACCAATGGGGAGTGGAGCTTGGGAAAGTGCTTGCCAAGAAAATCCTTCCTGAGCTGGAAGGAGAAGAAAAAGTGAGTTCCCATGATGCCTCTACCAATGGCCTGATCAATGCCTATAAGGCCATGCGATAA
- a CDS encoding AAA family ATPase, whose amino-acid sequence MELNQNFLTSLKLYFGHKKGYPYDIPSLSNVKELSFECPVTFFVGENGSGKSTLLEAIAVGMGLNAEGGSKNFNFSTHESHSTLSEDITFIKGYRKPKDSFFLRAESFYNVASEIDRLGGDIHQQYGNRSLHSRSHGESFLALMENRFRGNGFYLFDEIESALSPSRQLDALAQMDRLVKQKSQVIMATHSPILLAYPNACIFEFSHQGIKMVPYEETETYRVTKDFLMNYKHIQHVLFNG is encoded by the coding sequence ATGGAGCTTAATCAGAATTTTCTAACCTCCTTGAAGCTTTATTTTGGCCATAAAAAAGGCTATCCATATGATATCCCTTCCCTTTCCAACGTAAAGGAGCTATCGTTTGAATGCCCTGTTACGTTTTTTGTAGGCGAGAATGGCAGCGGTAAATCCACCTTGCTGGAGGCCATTGCAGTAGGCATGGGGCTAAATGCCGAAGGCGGCAGCAAAAACTTTAATTTCTCTACACACGAAAGTCACAGTACACTGTCCGAAGATATCACCTTCATAAAAGGCTATAGAAAACCCAAAGATAGTTTCTTTCTCAGAGCAGAGTCTTTTTATAATGTAGCCTCGGAAATCGACCGTCTCGGAGGAGATATCCACCAACAATACGGCAATCGCTCTTTGCATAGCCGCTCTCATGGGGAATCTTTTCTGGCACTTATGGAAAATAGGTTTAGGGGAAATGGGTTTTACCTCTTTGATGAAATTGAGTCTGCGCTAAGTCCATCCAGACAACTGGATGCCTTGGCGCAAATGGACAGGTTGGTAAAGCAAAAGTCCCAGGTCATTATGGCCACCCACTCTCCCATTCTACTGGCCTATCCAAATGCCTGTATTTTTGAATTTTCCCATCAGGGCATCAAAATGGTTCCCTATGAGGAAACGGAAACCTACCGTGTCACCAAAGACTTTTTGATGAACTATAAGCACATTCAGCATGTCTTGTTCAATGGTTAG